The Hydrogenophaga crocea genome contains a region encoding:
- a CDS encoding circularly permuted type 2 ATP-grasp protein yields the protein MSQRPMFDEMHASPSEVREHYRQYARWLSEQPDEVMAARREEAEMIFRRVGITFAVYGAKDEDGAGTERLIPFDLIPRIIPAHEWRTMEEGLVQRVAALNRFIHDVYHEQEIIKAGVIPADQILQNAQFRPEMMGVDVPHQIYSHIAGIDIVRAPNAQGEGEYYVLEDNLRVPSGVSYMLEDRKMMMRLFPELFGENRVAPVAHYPDLLLETLRSVSPATTAEPTVVVLTPGMYNSAYFEHAFLAQQMGVELVEGQDLFVKDNFVYMRTTRGPRRVDVIYRRVDDDFLDPLVFRPTSTLGCAGLLDVYRSGNVSICNGVGTGVADDKSIYPYVPKMIEFYLGQKPILANVPTFMGRNPEDLKYILAHLPELVVKEVHGAGGYGMLVGPASTKAEIEEFRQAVIAKPEGYIAQPTLSLSTCPTYVKSGVAPRHIDLRPFVLSGKEVQLVPGGLTRVALKEGSLVVNSSQGGGTKDTWILED from the coding sequence ATGAGCCAACGACCGATGTTCGACGAGATGCACGCCTCGCCATCCGAAGTGCGTGAGCACTATCGGCAGTACGCACGCTGGCTGTCCGAGCAACCCGACGAGGTCATGGCCGCCCGCCGCGAAGAGGCCGAGATGATCTTCCGCCGCGTGGGCATCACCTTCGCGGTGTACGGCGCCAAGGACGAAGACGGCGCCGGCACCGAGCGGCTCATTCCCTTCGACCTGATCCCGCGCATCATCCCGGCCCACGAATGGCGCACCATGGAAGAGGGTCTGGTGCAGCGCGTGGCCGCGCTCAACCGCTTCATCCACGACGTCTACCACGAGCAGGAGATCATCAAGGCCGGCGTGATCCCGGCCGACCAGATCCTGCAGAACGCGCAGTTCCGCCCCGAGATGATGGGCGTGGACGTGCCGCACCAGATCTACTCGCACATCGCGGGCATCGACATCGTGCGCGCGCCCAACGCCCAGGGCGAGGGCGAGTACTACGTGCTCGAAGACAACCTGCGCGTGCCCAGCGGCGTGAGCTACATGCTCGAAGACCGCAAGATGATGATGCGGCTGTTCCCCGAGCTGTTCGGCGAGAACCGCGTGGCGCCGGTGGCGCACTACCCCGACCTGCTGCTCGAGACGCTGCGCTCGGTGAGCCCGGCCACCACGGCCGAGCCCACGGTGGTGGTGCTCACGCCCGGCATGTACAACAGCGCCTACTTCGAACACGCCTTCCTCGCGCAGCAGATGGGCGTGGAACTGGTCGAAGGCCAGGACCTGTTCGTGAAGGACAACTTCGTCTACATGCGCACCACGCGCGGCCCGCGCCGGGTCGACGTGATCTACCGCCGCGTCGACGACGACTTTCTCGATCCGCTGGTGTTCCGGCCCACGTCCACGCTGGGCTGCGCGGGCCTGCTCGACGTGTACCGCAGCGGCAACGTGAGCATCTGCAACGGGGTGGGCACCGGCGTGGCCGACGACAAGTCGATCTATCCCTATGTGCCCAAGATGATCGAGTTCTACCTCGGTCAGAAACCCATCCTGGCCAACGTGCCCACCTTCATGGGCCGCAACCCCGAAGACCTCAAGTACATCCTGGCCCACCTGCCCGAGCTCGTGGTGAAAGAGGTGCACGGCGCGGGCGGCTACGGCATGCTGGTCGGGCCCGCGTCCACCAAGGCCGAGATCGAGGAGTTCCGCCAGGCCGTGATCGCCAAGCCCGAGGGCTACATCGCCCAGCCCACGCTCTCGCTGTCGACCTGTCCCACCTACGTGAAAAGCGGCGTGGCGCCCCGCCACATCGATCTGCGGCCCTTCGTGCTCTCGGGCAAGGAGGTGCAGCTGGTGCCCGGCGGCCTCACGCGCGTGGCGCTCAAGGAAGGTTCTCTGGTGGTCAACTCGTCGCAAGGCGGTGGCACGAAAGACACCTGGATCCTCGAAGACTGA
- a CDS encoding DNA internalization-related competence protein ComEC/Rec2, with amino-acid sequence MQSLTPIPWRAGWCLAAGVAGTALQLQQAALWPLPVYQSLVLCGLLALWLRPRAAWAFAGLALAVGCTGWRAHAFQADGLDAALEGRDIAVVGRVASLPQAGATGLRFVFVVERAALAGAQVRLPPRLLLGWYRAANDETEPPDLRAGDRWALEVRLKRPHGDANPSGFDRERWLWEQGIGATGSVRLGPRAAPPRRLGTTPWHPVDRARQAIAQAIAQRVGDPRSAGVIAALAVGDQAAIDRADWALYRDTATAHAMAISGAHVTLFAWLATVLIAALWRGIGRWWPALPMRWPASHAAAVGGVLAAAAYALLAGGDVPAQRTVLMLALVVGLRVTVRQWPWPAVWLFAMAAVLVLDPWALLDAGFWLSFLAVALLFAADPGRPSPAGARSLPLWHRGGRAAARLWREQWLMTLGLAPLGLLLFGQFSLVGLLANLVAVPWVGFVVTPLALLGVLLHPLWSLAAWAVELLNALLQPMAAWPWAVVHRPAVPFSAALAAVAGGALLVMRLPAVMRLAGLLLMAPAWLYEPPRPPPGVFEVLAIDVGQGSAVLVRTARHALVYDSGPRWSPEADAGERTVLPLLRALGVQPDRVVISHRDSDHAGGADALRRAFPGAVWRSSFDDDPASRCRAGERWHWDGVDFELLHPDDATYARVGVPTNALSCVLRIAAGAQVAWLTGDVPAAQETRLALARPQERVALLLAPHHGSASSSSPVLLNTLRPRWVVVQAGYRNRYGHPAPAVLARYDARGLAWVDTPRCGAATWRSDEPEAMRCEREQAARYWQHREPRPPMAAGPELAILLPGAQQP; translated from the coding sequence TTGCAAAGCCTGACCCCCATCCCCTGGCGGGCGGGCTGGTGCTTGGCCGCCGGCGTGGCCGGCACCGCGCTGCAACTGCAGCAAGCGGCGCTGTGGCCGCTGCCCGTGTACCAGAGCCTGGTGCTCTGCGGGCTGCTGGCTTTGTGGCTGCGCCCCCGCGCGGCCTGGGCCTTCGCCGGCCTGGCGCTGGCCGTGGGCTGCACCGGCTGGCGCGCGCACGCCTTTCAGGCCGACGGTCTCGATGCGGCGCTCGAAGGCCGCGACATCGCGGTGGTGGGCCGCGTGGCCTCGCTGCCGCAGGCCGGGGCCACGGGCCTGCGCTTCGTGTTCGTGGTGGAGCGGGCGGCGCTCGCCGGCGCCCAGGTGCGGCTGCCGCCGCGCCTGCTGCTGGGCTGGTACCGTGCGGCCAACGACGAGACCGAGCCGCCCGACCTGCGCGCAGGCGACCGCTGGGCCCTCGAGGTGCGCCTGAAGCGCCCGCACGGCGATGCCAATCCGAGCGGCTTCGACCGCGAGCGCTGGCTCTGGGAGCAGGGCATCGGCGCGACCGGCTCGGTGCGCCTGGGCCCGCGGGCGGCGCCGCCCCGGCGCCTGGGCACCACGCCCTGGCACCCGGTGGACCGCGCGCGGCAGGCCATTGCACAGGCCATCGCGCAGCGGGTGGGCGATCCGCGAAGCGCCGGGGTGATCGCGGCGCTCGCGGTGGGCGACCAGGCCGCGATCGACCGCGCCGACTGGGCGCTGTACCGCGACACCGCCACCGCCCATGCGATGGCGATCTCGGGCGCGCACGTGACGCTGTTTGCCTGGCTGGCGACCGTGCTCATCGCGGCGCTGTGGCGCGGCATCGGCCGCTGGTGGCCCGCATTGCCCATGCGCTGGCCCGCGAGCCACGCCGCGGCGGTGGGCGGCGTGCTGGCCGCCGCGGCCTATGCACTGCTCGCCGGCGGCGACGTGCCTGCGCAGCGCACCGTGCTCATGCTGGCGCTGGTCGTGGGGCTGCGCGTGACCGTGCGCCAATGGCCCTGGCCCGCCGTGTGGCTGTTCGCGATGGCGGCCGTGCTGGTGCTCGACCCCTGGGCGCTGCTGGACGCGGGGTTCTGGTTGAGTTTTCTGGCCGTGGCGCTGCTGTTCGCGGCCGACCCGGGCCGCCCTTCGCCGGCCGGCGCCCGCAGCCTGCCGCTGTGGCACCGCGGCGGGCGTGCCGCGGCGCGCCTGTGGCGCGAGCAATGGTTGATGACGCTGGGCCTCGCACCGCTGGGCCTGCTGCTGTTTGGCCAGTTCTCGCTGGTGGGCCTGCTCGCCAACCTGGTGGCCGTGCCCTGGGTAGGGTTCGTGGTCACGCCGCTGGCCTTGCTGGGCGTGTTGCTGCACCCGCTGTGGTCGCTGGCCGCGTGGGCGGTGGAGCTGCTCAATGCGCTGCTGCAGCCCATGGCCGCATGGCCCTGGGCTGTGGTGCACCGCCCCGCCGTGCCCTTCTCGGCCGCGCTGGCCGCGGTGGCCGGCGGCGCCTTGCTGGTGATGCGGCTGCCCGCCGTGATGCGCCTGGCCGGCCTGCTGCTCATGGCCCCGGCCTGGCTGTACGAGCCGCCGCGCCCGCCGCCAGGCGTGTTCGAGGTGCTGGCCATCGACGTCGGGCAGGGCAGCGCGGTGCTGGTGCGAACGGCGCGGCACGCCCTGGTCTACGACAGCGGCCCGCGCTGGAGCCCTGAGGCCGACGCCGGCGAGCGCACCGTGCTGCCGCTGCTGCGCGCCCTGGGCGTGCAGCCCGATCGGGTGGTGATCAGCCACCGCGACAGCGACCACGCCGGTGGCGCCGACGCCCTGCGGCGCGCGTTCCCCGGGGCGGTGTGGCGTTCGTCGTTCGACGACGACCCGGCCTCGCGCTGCCGCGCGGGCGAGCGCTGGCACTGGGACGGCGTGGACTTCGAGTTGCTGCACCCCGACGACGCCACCTACGCCCGAGTGGGTGTGCCGACCAACGCGCTGTCGTGTGTGCTGCGCATCGCGGCCGGCGCCCAGGTGGCCTGGCTCACGGGCGACGTGCCCGCGGCGCAGGAGACGCGGCTGGCGCTGGCGCGCCCGCAGGAACGCGTGGCGCTGCTGCTCGCGCCCCACCACGGCAGCGCCAGCTCGTCGAGCCCGGTGCTGCTCAACACCCTGCGGCCGCGCTGGGTGGTGGTGCAGGCGGGCTACCGCAACCGCTACGGCCATCCGGCGCCGGCCGTGCTGGCGCGTTACGACGCGCGCGGCCTGGCCTGGGTGGACACGCCGCGCTGCGGCGCGGCCACCTGGCGCAGCGATGAACCCGAGGCCATGCGTTGCGAGCGCGAGCAGGCCGCGCGCTACTGGCAGCACCGCGAACCCCGCCCGCCCATGGCGGCTGGCCCGGAGCTTGCTATCCTGCTGCCAGGAGCACAACAACCATGA